In the Kwoniella shivajii chromosome 2, complete sequence genome, one interval contains:
- a CDS encoding DNA replication complex GINS protein PSF3: MEDDYFSLNAILADNHKLSCSFTLDVEGLGYLEGGTENNIHQHSKVELPFWLAQTLSLNEFTTFPLPPPYSNRVKAALKASAQSVILSNLVGNNGWWYRWGRRIADVLDDEPQADLLNTLLKAFTNRLPALQDLSAHHASADHTLPEGSTSSGEMFRDGMEGDERELFAIGQESGKLSKAWYDSEAGRKGR; this comes from the exons atggaagatgattacTTTTCTTTGAATGCAATTTTAGCTGATAATCAT AAATTATCATGCTCATTCACGCTGGATGTAGAAGGTTTAGGTTATTTGGAAGGCGGAACGGAGAATAAT ATACATCAGCATTCAAAAGTCGAATTACCATTTTGGTTGGCACAGACATTAAGCTTAAA TGAATTCACGACCtttccattaccaccaccgTATTCCAACAGAGTGAAAGCGGCTCTAAAGGCTTCGGCCCAATCTGTCATATTGTCAAACCTCGTAGGGAATAACGGGTGGTGGTATagatggggaagaaggaTAGCTGATGT ACTTGACGATGAACCGCAAGCGGATCTGTTAAACACGCTACTAAAA GCATTCACGAATCGTCTTCCTGCTTTACAAGACCTGTCAGCACATCACGCAAGTGCTGATCACACTTTACCTGAAGGTTCAACTAGTTCAGGCGAGATGTTCAGAGACGGtatggaaggtgatgaaaggGAAT TATTTGCTATCGGACAGGAATCAGGGAAGTTGTCAAAAGCTTGGTATGATAGTGAAGCTGGTAGAAAAGGTAGATGA